A single region of the Pseudodesulfovibrio sp. JC047 genome encodes:
- a CDS encoding right-handed parallel beta-helix repeat-containing protein, with product MPHRILRLKFTLSGLVTLFLLALVCAVPAHAADTTVIGTDTPTQDVPNVQAAVDKGGSVLLKGHFNFGTDGRIKITKNIRISGEIDEIGDPKTLISGGFWTLYAPLPYPDAPPAETGPIVAIRAIRFDRAKGSPLHFPHVSGLDIRDCVVTNVLPQQIDIERSERDTLPFQAGVVVGNRIVFTKGPLKKAVTGTIRIEDNRFFMEDTHPDTTAGFGVLANWTTGAAITIRNNTILHTSRNAIEVLDNVRDIKGNGSISIAENRIVTAEEGIPYPHKYTPNGIVAGWYFDTRGGTDFSRNSRIAITGNRIEGRGNASTGILLYANDTVVTCNDIVLAGGDRSRGIVQTGSRGFFANNRVRGEGRYAIYCYPFESLKATANTFAWTDLNDFTGIKGHILLGGQVNLVIGTAPFLLDKGRGNRVVETPPCALPEIDPENESWTSTE from the coding sequence ATGCCACACAGAATTCTTCGCTTGAAATTCACTCTATCCGGACTGGTCACGCTCTTTTTGCTGGCCCTTGTTTGTGCAGTTCCGGCCCATGCAGCCGATACCACCGTTATTGGCACTGACACTCCGACGCAGGATGTCCCCAATGTTCAGGCCGCCGTGGACAAGGGCGGCTCAGTGCTGCTCAAGGGACATTTCAATTTCGGAACCGACGGGCGAATCAAAATCACGAAAAACATCCGCATTTCCGGAGAAATCGACGAAATAGGTGATCCAAAAACACTCATCAGCGGCGGATTTTGGACATTGTACGCCCCTTTGCCGTACCCGGACGCTCCTCCGGCCGAAACCGGGCCCATTGTGGCCATCCGCGCCATCCGATTCGATCGGGCCAAAGGCTCGCCGCTTCATTTCCCGCATGTCAGTGGGCTGGATATCAGGGACTGTGTCGTGACCAACGTCCTTCCCCAACAAATCGACATCGAACGATCCGAACGGGACACCCTGCCCTTTCAAGCCGGAGTCGTTGTGGGCAATCGCATCGTCTTCACCAAAGGACCATTGAAAAAAGCGGTGACCGGCACGATTCGAATTGAAGACAATCGGTTTTTCATGGAAGACACCCACCCGGACACCACAGCGGGATTCGGCGTTCTCGCGAACTGGACCACCGGCGCAGCAATCACTATCCGCAACAACACGATCCTCCACACCTCTCGCAACGCCATTGAAGTGCTGGATAACGTCCGGGATATCAAAGGGAATGGGTCCATATCCATCGCCGAAAACCGCATCGTGACTGCCGAAGAAGGAATTCCCTACCCACACAAATATACCCCGAACGGCATTGTGGCCGGCTGGTATTTCGATACGCGAGGGGGCACGGATTTTTCCCGCAACAGTCGAATTGCCATAACCGGCAACCGCATCGAAGGACGCGGCAATGCCTCCACCGGAATATTGCTCTATGCCAATGACACTGTGGTCACCTGCAACGACATCGTTCTGGCAGGCGGCGACAGGTCTCGCGGCATCGTTCAGACCGGCTCGCGCGGTTTTTTTGCCAACAACCGGGTCCGGGGTGAAGGTCGATACGCGATCTATTGTTATCCCTTTGAATCACTCAAGGCCACGGCCAACACCTTTGCCTGGACCGATCTCAACGATTTCACTGGCATCAAGGGACATATCCTGCTTGGCGGTCAGGTCAACCTTGTCATCGGCACAGCCCCTTTCCTTCTGGATAAAGGCCGGGGCAACCGGGTCGTTGAAACGCCTCCATGCGCGCTCCCGGAAATCGATCCGGAAAACGAATCCTGGACCTCAACAGAATAA
- a CDS encoding DUF2325 domain-containing protein has product MCAALVGGMDRLKREYMIEAKKNGVKLKHFTGKERKISQSLGNVDFVVMFTNKVSHKARKDVLDAVRGKNVPVYMHHSCGISTLRKQLGEVVG; this is encoded by the coding sequence ATGTGTGCTGCGCTCGTTGGCGGAATGGACAGGCTCAAAAGGGAATACATGATTGAAGCCAAGAAAAATGGCGTCAAACTCAAACATTTTACCGGCAAGGAACGAAAGATATCCCAATCATTGGGAAACGTCGATTTTGTGGTGATGTTCACCAACAAGGTCTCCCACAAGGCCCGGAAAGACGTGCTTGACGCAGTGCGCGGCAAGAATGTTCCGGTCTACATGCACCACTCCTGTGGCATCAGCACCCTGCGCAAACAGTTGGGTGAAGTTGTCGGCTAA
- a CDS encoding chemotaxis protein, producing MSQADILLETGTNELEIIEFFVKEETEKGVVTQYYGVNVAKVLEVVEAPEGLEGSEAAVHPSFLGTIPLRDLILPVVDLSVWLDITKAPAPNEPIIVTEFNSMITGFLVSGVTQIYRVNWADVEPPSKYVSSMETNCITGTIKIKDRFVLMLDLEQVLADLDGSGAANVQENSVVADERYRALIADDSTSVRQLLENNFTTANFDVDMVGDGAEAWARLQDIKEKSIEEGKSPLEYLDAVVSDVEMPQMDGYTLTRRIKEDPVLKVLPVTLFSSLISKSVLHKGKAVMADAQVTKPEFEGLTQKVIQLIQGWSEQESC from the coding sequence ATGAGCCAGGCTGATATATTGTTGGAAACAGGGACAAATGAACTTGAGATTATTGAGTTTTTTGTCAAGGAAGAGACTGAGAAGGGTGTGGTCACCCAATATTATGGCGTGAATGTCGCCAAAGTTCTTGAAGTTGTCGAGGCTCCAGAGGGACTTGAAGGGTCCGAAGCGGCCGTGCATCCGAGTTTCCTTGGGACGATTCCCCTTCGAGATCTGATTTTGCCCGTTGTGGATTTGAGCGTCTGGCTTGATATCACCAAGGCACCAGCCCCGAATGAACCGATTATTGTCACGGAATTCAACTCCATGATCACCGGTTTTCTGGTTTCCGGCGTAACGCAGATTTATCGCGTCAATTGGGCCGATGTGGAGCCGCCCAGCAAGTACGTTTCGTCCATGGAGACAAACTGCATTACCGGCACGATCAAGATCAAGGACCGATTTGTCCTCATGCTCGACCTTGAACAGGTCCTGGCTGATCTTGACGGATCCGGGGCTGCCAATGTGCAAGAGAACAGTGTGGTTGCCGATGAGCGATATCGTGCATTGATCGCGGATGATTCCACATCCGTGCGGCAGTTGTTGGAAAATAATTTTACCACGGCGAATTTTGACGTGGACATGGTCGGTGATGGGGCCGAAGCATGGGCACGGTTGCAAGACATCAAGGAAAAATCCATCGAGGAAGGAAAAAGTCCTCTGGAGTATCTGGACGCGGTGGTGTCGGACGTGGAAATGCCTCAGATGGATGGCTACACGTTGACTCGCCGAATCAAGGAAGATCCTGTGCTCAAGGTGTTGCCCGTGACCTTGTTCTCATCACTTATTTCAAAATCCGTCCTGCACAAAGGCAAGGCCGTCATGGCTGATGCCCAAGTAACCAAGCCTGAATTCGAAGGATTGACGCAGAAGGTTATTCAGTTGATTCAAGGATGGAGCGAACAGGAGTCCTGTTAG
- a CDS encoding N-acetylneuraminate synthase family protein — translation MQQIQSVTLRSGVTIGSGHPCFIVAEIGNNHQGEYNIAQKMVDEAAAAGVQGVKFQKRDAEALLTREGRAAPYTGPNSFGPTYGEHRDALELSIEEMGRLKAYSESKGLIFFASAWDAPSLDQIVSLDVELLKISSAELVNVPLVRKYAATGIPIILSTGMSSLEDIDVALAEIHAFHDKVILLHCNSTYPCPEDQIGLPVMDALRERYTVPVGYSGHEKGVGPSVGAAALGACVVERHFTLDKSLKGTDHQASLEPQELASMVTMIREVEKAIQVKGKVVFPEEQAASKKLRKCIVFSRELPAGHVLTEADLTTRCPRVGVSPVHWDEVLGKVLNRAVQLEEPVQWDTLRNEAGTVGEVATS, via the coding sequence ATGCAACAGATTCAGTCCGTCACACTTCGTTCAGGTGTCACCATTGGCTCCGGCCATCCCTGTTTTATTGTCGCAGAGATCGGCAACAACCATCAAGGTGAGTACAATATCGCCCAAAAGATGGTCGATGAAGCCGCCGCTGCCGGTGTGCAGGGGGTTAAATTTCAAAAAAGGGATGCCGAGGCCCTTCTGACCCGGGAGGGCAGGGCTGCGCCGTATACCGGCCCCAACAGTTTTGGACCGACCTATGGTGAGCATCGTGACGCTTTGGAGTTGTCTATTGAAGAAATGGGACGGCTGAAGGCGTACAGCGAATCCAAGGGATTGATCTTTTTTGCTTCAGCCTGGGATGCACCCAGTCTTGACCAGATTGTCAGCCTGGATGTGGAGCTGCTTAAGATCAGTTCTGCTGAGCTGGTCAATGTGCCGTTGGTACGCAAGTATGCTGCTACGGGTATTCCGATCATTTTGTCCACCGGCATGAGCAGTCTGGAAGATATTGATGTGGCCTTGGCCGAAATTCATGCGTTTCATGACAAGGTGATTCTGTTGCATTGCAATTCCACGTATCCCTGCCCGGAAGACCAGATTGGACTGCCGGTCATGGACGCTTTGAGGGAACGGTACACCGTCCCTGTGGGCTATTCCGGCCATGAAAAGGGCGTTGGTCCCAGTGTGGGCGCAGCAGCTCTTGGAGCGTGTGTTGTCGAGCGGCATTTCACGTTGGATAAAAGCCTGAAGGGAACCGATCACCAAGCGTCGCTGGAACCGCAGGAACTGGCGTCCATGGTGACCATGATTCGGGAAGTGGAAAAAGCCATTCAGGTCAAGGGAAAGGTCGTGTTTCCCGAAGAGCAGGCCGCTTCCAAAAAACTCCGTAAATGCATCGTGTTTTCTCGGGAATTGCCTGCGGGGCATGTCTTGACCGAAGCGGATCTGACCACGCGTTGTCCGAGAGTCGGTGTGTCTCCGGTCCATTGGGATGAAGTTTTGGGCAAGGTTCTCAATCGCGCTGTTCAGCTCGAAGAGCCCGTCCAATGGGATACCCTGCGGAATGAAGCGGGAACTGTTGGCGAGGTCGCGACGTCCTGA
- a CDS encoding winged helix-turn-helix transcriptional regulator codes for MADHGENVIPGMLITDGCYLKPSKRARVLAILDALSRDSTVSQFELGRQLHLSGAMVNQYLKQLQSEQLIEFYPVNGKSYNYTLTEQGKASRQRMFSDYSSETVRLYSTIKEFVLNRLGFLEKQGKTKLVLFGASETCEVVLSALRETGFQILALLDNDTKKQGQIFNGHVVSAPHVLDQVDCDAVVITSFGKQAEIFEQLEPYSEKRGFQIVRF; via the coding sequence ATGGCTGACCATGGTGAAAATGTGATTCCCGGAATGTTGATAACCGATGGGTGTTATCTGAAACCGAGCAAGCGCGCGCGAGTGCTTGCCATTTTGGATGCGCTTTCACGGGATTCCACAGTGTCCCAGTTTGAGTTGGGTCGGCAGCTTCATCTGTCCGGGGCCATGGTCAATCAATATCTCAAGCAACTGCAATCCGAACAATTGATAGAATTTTACCCGGTCAACGGAAAGAGCTACAACTATACCCTGACAGAACAGGGTAAGGCGTCTCGACAGCGGATGTTTTCCGACTATTCGTCTGAAACGGTTCGTCTGTACTCGACGATCAAGGAATTCGTGTTGAACCGGCTTGGTTTTCTGGAAAAACAGGGAAAGACAAAATTGGTCTTGTTCGGTGCTTCCGAGACGTGCGAAGTGGTGCTGTCCGCTCTTCGAGAGACAGGATTCCAAATACTGGCACTGCTTGATAATGATACGAAGAAACAGGGGCAGATTTTTAATGGTCATGTGGTTTCCGCGCCGCATGTTCTGGATCAGGTTGACTGCGATGCCGTTGTCATTACTTCTTTTGGCAAACAGGCCGAGATTTTCGAGCAGCTCGAGCCATATTCTGAAAAGCGCGGATTTCAAATTGTGAGATTCTGA
- a CDS encoding long-chain fatty acid--CoA ligase, translating into MEHIERPWLKAYDPDVPPTLDYDKIPLFRFLDRAAHKWPKRTAIVFKNWSITYAKLKIQSEIFAANLKAAGIRKGDRVALMLPNLPQTIIAFWGVLRAGATGVMTNPLYMETEIIHQFNDAGVRCCITLDMLWPKLNKLRGAIPVEKFYITTVGEGLKFPLSTLYKLQAKKNGTAPKIPYDGKHVLPFKDLTKGRERFTEEKTNYQDPALFQYTGGTTGVAKGCILSHFNISANMRQCHAMMHTLGKEKETFLGILPYFHIYGLTTCLAWPTSLGATLAPFPRYVPLDVLKGINKLKPTVFPGAPSLYISLLQQKNIDKYDLKSINVCVSGSAPMPVEYMEQFKERSGTAITEGYGLTEASPVTHFNPLEGVSKVGSIGLPFPDTDAKIVDMEVGGDPLPPGKRGELVVRGPQIMQGYYNRPDATADVLRNGWLYTGDIATMDEEGYFYIVDRKKDLIISGGYNIYPREIDEVLHSHPKIKEAVSVGIPHEARGEIVKAYVVTQPGETLSRSDVIAYCREKMANYKVPRKVEFREDLPKTMVGKVLRRALREEEEAKIEAKKARKAQKKAQKNAKNDTQ; encoded by the coding sequence ATGGAGCATATAGAACGCCCCTGGCTCAAGGCGTATGACCCTGACGTGCCGCCAACCCTGGACTATGACAAAATTCCCTTATTCCGTTTTCTGGACAGGGCTGCCCACAAATGGCCAAAACGAACGGCCATTGTCTTCAAGAACTGGTCAATCACCTATGCCAAGCTCAAAATTCAAAGCGAAATTTTCGCAGCCAATCTCAAAGCCGCCGGAATACGCAAAGGGGATCGGGTTGCCCTGATGCTCCCCAACCTCCCGCAGACCATCATCGCTTTTTGGGGCGTTCTGCGGGCAGGAGCAACAGGTGTCATGACCAATCCGCTGTACATGGAAACGGAAATCATTCACCAGTTCAACGATGCAGGGGTCAGATGCTGCATCACTCTGGACATGCTTTGGCCCAAATTAAATAAATTGCGAGGGGCCATTCCGGTCGAAAAATTCTACATCACCACCGTTGGTGAAGGATTGAAATTTCCCCTCAGCACTCTGTATAAACTCCAAGCCAAAAAAAACGGCACTGCTCCCAAAATCCCCTACGACGGAAAACACGTCCTCCCCTTCAAAGACCTGACCAAAGGCCGCGAGAGATTCACCGAAGAAAAAACGAACTATCAGGACCCGGCCCTGTTCCAATACACTGGCGGGACCACCGGCGTGGCCAAGGGATGCATTCTCAGTCATTTCAATATCAGTGCAAACATGCGGCAGTGCCATGCCATGATGCACACTCTGGGTAAGGAAAAAGAAACCTTTCTCGGTATCCTCCCCTATTTCCATATATATGGATTGACCACGTGCCTGGCCTGGCCCACCAGTCTGGGCGCAACGCTCGCTCCATTCCCGAGATACGTCCCACTGGATGTCCTCAAGGGCATCAACAAGCTCAAGCCCACGGTCTTTCCCGGGGCACCGTCGCTGTACATTTCCCTGCTCCAGCAGAAGAACATCGACAAGTATGATCTCAAGTCCATCAATGTCTGTGTGTCCGGGTCCGCGCCCATGCCAGTTGAATACATGGAACAATTCAAGGAACGCTCCGGCACCGCCATCACCGAGGGGTATGGCCTGACCGAGGCCTCTCCAGTCACCCACTTCAACCCGCTGGAAGGCGTGAGCAAGGTCGGTTCCATCGGACTGCCCTTCCCGGATACAGACGCAAAGATTGTTGATATGGAAGTCGGTGGCGACCCGCTCCCGCCGGGCAAGCGCGGGGAACTCGTGGTCCGAGGACCGCAGATCATGCAAGGCTATTACAACCGCCCGGACGCCACGGCCGACGTCCTGCGAAACGGCTGGCTGTACACCGGCGACATCGCCACCATGGATGAAGAAGGATATTTCTACATCGTGGACCGCAAGAAAGACCTCATTATCTCGGGTGGATACAACATCTACCCACGAGAAATCGATGAAGTGTTGCACTCGCATCCGAAAATCAAGGAAGCCGTATCCGTGGGTATCCCGCATGAAGCACGCGGTGAAATCGTCAAGGCATACGTCGTGACACAACCGGGCGAAACGTTGTCCAGAAGTGACGTCATTGCCTACTGTCGAGAAAAAATGGCCAACTACAAGGTCCCCCGCAAGGTCGAGTTCCGGGAAGACCTTCCCAAGACCATGGTTGGCAAGGTGCTTCGCCGCGCTCTGCGAGAAGAGGAAGAAGCAAAGATCGAAGCGAAAAAGGCCCGAAAAGCCCAAAAGAAAGCGCAAAAAAACGCAAAAAATGACACCCAATAA
- the cysC gene encoding adenylyl-sulfate kinase — MTPNNSNGTFRGEVFRKHRETRNGHRAVTLWFCGLSGAGKSTIAHAVGKRLFDSGIHAYTFDGDNVRHGLCGDLAFSPKDRAENIRRISEMTKLFMDAGTICLCAFITPEHDVQQRLRAMHEDGDFYLIHVDCPVEECEKRDVKGYYKLARQGKIKNYTGISAPYDPPENPDLHLETATRSLEDCVTEVLDFIKRKTLNSSMK; from the coding sequence ATGACACCCAATAACAGCAACGGTACATTCCGTGGCGAAGTCTTCCGGAAGCACCGCGAAACACGAAATGGCCACCGCGCCGTGACGCTGTGGTTCTGCGGCCTGTCCGGAGCCGGGAAATCAACCATTGCCCACGCCGTGGGAAAACGCCTTTTCGACAGTGGCATTCATGCCTACACTTTTGATGGCGACAACGTCCGGCATGGGCTGTGTGGCGACTTGGCTTTTTCACCGAAGGATCGAGCCGAAAACATCCGACGTATCAGTGAAATGACCAAACTCTTCATGGACGCCGGGACCATCTGCCTGTGCGCGTTCATTACCCCGGAGCACGACGTTCAACAGCGTCTCCGTGCCATGCATGAAGATGGGGATTTCTATCTCATCCATGTGGACTGTCCGGTCGAAGAATGTGAGAAACGTGATGTCAAAGGGTATTACAAACTCGCTCGGCAGGGAAAAATCAAAAATTATACCGGCATCAGTGCTCCGTATGATCCACCGGAAAACCCGGACCTGCACCTTGAAACAGCCACCAGATCCCTCGAAGACTGCGTGACTGAAGTCCTGGATTTTATCAAAAGGAAAACACTCAATTCGTCCATGAAATAA
- a CDS encoding ABC transporter substrate-binding protein, producing the protein MKGVFKGIGLLVLMMVCSAFLLAGCSEEKSNTIKIGFNLPLTGDIPEVGEGSKNAAEMYLKDINDAGGLDVGGQKYMLEFVYMDNESKAESATNVALKLIDQENVVAIIGPNSSRQAVPAGGTCNENRVPMISPWSTNPSTTLNRPWVFRAAFLDPFQGPVAADFASKKFGAKTAGVIFDVSNDYSKGLAEIFKTSWEAKGLGPVVAFESHGTKDQDFSAQLTTVISAKPDFIFVPDNYNQVALIIQQARDLGYKGPFMGSDAWGTPDLIKLCGDDCYGNFFSTHYAAAGAKGATKEFIERYEEMYGATPADYAALTWDSIGMMIQAIQNAGTVESDTMAMRKAIREGLSNITSFDGITGSSKFDAQGDPIKCAVVVRISDKGEFVFEEAVCP; encoded by the coding sequence ATGAAAGGAGTTTTCAAAGGCATTGGTCTGCTGGTCCTGATGATGGTATGCAGTGCTTTTCTGTTGGCTGGTTGTAGCGAGGAAAAATCAAACACGATCAAGATCGGCTTCAACCTGCCGCTGACAGGTGACATCCCGGAAGTTGGCGAAGGGTCCAAAAACGCGGCAGAAATGTATCTCAAGGACATCAACGACGCGGGTGGCCTGGACGTCGGCGGCCAGAAGTATATGCTCGAATTCGTGTACATGGACAACGAATCCAAGGCAGAATCCGCCACCAATGTTGCCCTGAAACTCATTGACCAGGAAAATGTCGTGGCCATCATCGGTCCCAACTCATCCAGACAGGCTGTCCCCGCAGGCGGCACCTGCAATGAGAATCGCGTGCCCATGATTTCCCCGTGGTCAACCAACCCGAGCACCACGCTCAATCGCCCTTGGGTCTTCCGCGCCGCCTTCCTCGATCCCTTCCAGGGACCTGTTGCCGCGGATTTCGCATCCAAGAAATTCGGTGCCAAAACCGCTGGTGTCATCTTCGACGTGTCCAACGACTATTCCAAGGGTCTGGCCGAAATTTTCAAGACATCCTGGGAAGCCAAGGGATTGGGTCCGGTCGTCGCCTTTGAGTCTCACGGCACCAAGGATCAGGACTTTTCCGCGCAGTTGACCACCGTCATCAGTGCCAAGCCCGACTTCATTTTCGTGCCTGACAACTACAATCAGGTCGCCCTGATTATCCAACAGGCCCGGGACCTCGGCTACAAAGGCCCATTCATGGGCTCCGACGCCTGGGGAACTCCCGACCTCATCAAGCTGTGTGGCGACGATTGCTACGGCAACTTCTTCTCCACCCATTATGCTGCGGCCGGAGCCAAGGGCGCGACCAAGGAATTCATCGAACGGTATGAAGAAATGTACGGAGCCACCCCGGCCGACTACGCCGCTTTGACCTGGGATTCCATCGGCATGATGATTCAGGCCATCCAAAACGCTGGCACAGTCGAATCAGACACCATGGCCATGCGTAAGGCCATCCGTGAAGGCTTGTCCAACATCACATCCTTCGACGGCATCACCGGTTCCTCGAAATTCGACGCGCAAGGTGATCCCATCAAGTGCGCCGTGGTCGTCAGGATCTCCGACAAAGGCGAATTCGTCTTTGAAGAAGCTGTCTGTCCATAA
- a CDS encoding branched-chain amino acid ABC transporter permease, protein MDFIIQNILNALQWGSFYALIALGYTLVYGVLRLINFAHGDIFMVGAYIAFFVASFLLGPAIGLSPFLTFLVAVPLTMFLTACVGVTLERVAYRPLRRKGAHRLYVVITALMCGLILEYSNLAVLGASRLKFPELVEKSIWHFGDVTITNLKVIVIVTAIAVFAILNFIVTKTKIGMAMRGISYDKFAIPLMGIPIDAIIVFTFILGSGFAGLAGLLFAMSYPVLEPFMGMIIGWKAFIAAVVGGIGDIRGAFYGGFLLGFIEVGVVTVFPSTYRDLFAFTILLIILWIKPTGLFGMPQSTKI, encoded by the coding sequence GTGGATTTTATTATTCAGAACATACTCAATGCCCTCCAATGGGGCAGTTTCTATGCGCTCATCGCGTTAGGCTACACCTTGGTGTACGGCGTGTTGCGGCTCATCAACTTCGCTCATGGTGATATTTTCATGGTGGGTGCCTACATCGCCTTTTTCGTGGCCAGCTTCCTGCTCGGCCCGGCCATCGGGCTATCTCCTTTTCTCACATTCCTGGTTGCGGTTCCCCTGACCATGTTCCTGACCGCCTGCGTCGGCGTCACCCTTGAACGCGTTGCCTATCGACCACTCCGCCGCAAGGGAGCACACCGACTCTATGTTGTTATCACCGCGCTGATGTGTGGGCTGATCCTCGAATACTCCAACCTCGCGGTTCTGGGTGCCAGCCGTCTCAAATTTCCCGAGCTCGTCGAAAAATCGATCTGGCATTTCGGCGACGTCACCATCACCAACTTGAAAGTCATCGTCATCGTCACGGCCATCGCGGTTTTTGCCATCCTGAATTTCATCGTCACCAAAACGAAAATCGGCATGGCCATGCGTGGTATTTCCTACGATAAATTCGCGATCCCGCTCATGGGTATTCCCATTGACGCCATCATCGTTTTCACCTTCATTCTCGGTTCAGGATTCGCCGGACTGGCCGGACTGCTTTTTGCCATGTCCTATCCGGTCCTTGAGCCATTCATGGGGATGATTATTGGCTGGAAGGCCTTTATCGCGGCGGTTGTCGGCGGTATCGGAGACATCCGGGGTGCCTTTTACGGCGGGTTCCTCCTCGGCTTCATTGAAGTCGGTGTTGTCACGGTCTTCCCGTCCACCTACCGAGACCTGTTCGCCTTCACGATCCTGCTGATTATCCTGTGGATAAAGCCCACCGGATTATTCGGTATGCCGCAATCAACCAAGATCTAG
- a CDS encoding branched-chain amino acid ABC transporter permease produces the protein MKKYSLNFVMVVSALFLLSLAQFGIISNYIQAVFMYVGINIIMCTSLNLVNGNMGEFTCGHAAFMCVGAYASSVLSVLCFGQTLGTPMLPPEMAIFIFPVIIFIGGLVAALTSVLVAVPAFKTRDDYLAIITIAVNYMVISAIENMNFIGGSRGFQGMKDTVWAMKDTLNGPWMLFWVITFMVLTIWVIRRFITSTYGKGVNAICQDETAAEIMSVNTNKIKLVNFMISAGLAGCAGGLFAHVVGYVNPQSFNILKSTEAMVMVYLGGMGSLSGAVISAVVFTFLMEVLRSQSLIDFLMAPATFVFPDWEPSAGVIKWVIIPLLLVLIMQFRPEGIMGNKELSDVFPKLKKYYTFK, from the coding sequence ATGAAAAAATACTCTCTCAACTTCGTCATGGTTGTCAGCGCCCTCTTCCTTCTGTCCCTGGCGCAATTCGGCATCATCAGCAACTATATCCAAGCCGTGTTCATGTATGTGGGCATCAACATCATCATGTGCACATCGCTCAATCTGGTCAACGGCAACATGGGTGAATTCACCTGTGGTCATGCGGCCTTCATGTGCGTGGGCGCCTACGCCTCCTCCGTCTTGTCCGTTCTCTGCTTCGGCCAAACCCTCGGCACGCCCATGCTGCCCCCGGAAATGGCGATCTTCATCTTCCCGGTGATCATCTTCATCGGCGGTCTCGTCGCGGCCCTGACCAGTGTGCTGGTCGCTGTCCCGGCATTCAAAACCCGTGACGACTATCTCGCCATCATCACCATCGCCGTCAACTACATGGTCATTTCCGCCATTGAAAACATGAACTTCATTGGTGGCTCCCGAGGCTTTCAGGGCATGAAAGACACCGTCTGGGCCATGAAAGACACACTGAACGGCCCATGGATGCTTTTCTGGGTCATCACCTTCATGGTGCTCACCATCTGGGTCATCCGCCGGTTCATCACATCCACCTACGGCAAGGGCGTCAACGCCATCTGTCAGGATGAGACCGCTGCGGAAATCATGTCCGTGAACACCAACAAGATCAAACTGGTCAACTTCATGATCTCCGCAGGACTGGCCGGGTGTGCCGGTGGCCTGTTTGCGCATGTGGTCGGCTACGTCAATCCTCAATCCTTCAACATCCTCAAATCCACCGAGGCCATGGTCATGGTCTATCTCGGCGGCATGGGATCGCTCTCCGGCGCGGTCATCTCGGCAGTGGTCTTCACGTTCCTGATGGAAGTTCTCCGTTCCCAGTCCCTCATTGATTTCCTCATGGCCCCGGCAACCTTCGTTTTCCCGGATTGGGAACCGTCAGCTGGTGTCATCAAATGGGTTATCATCCCCCTGCTTCTCGTCCTGATCATGCAGTTCAGGCCCGAAGGCATCATGGGAAACAAGGAACTGTCAGACGTGTTCCCGAAACTCAAAAAGTACTACACGTTCAAATAG